A single Deltaproteobacteria bacterium DNA region contains:
- a CDS encoding glycosyltransferase family 2 protein: MNKISVYIIAYNQESKIGDAVRSVLWADEIVLVDSYSGDRTAQIASELGARVVQVEFKGFGDLRNQAVAACTHDWIFSLDSDERCTPEARDEILQVINAPDARDAYFMPRRNFFMGRWMRHSGYYPDYRQPQLFRKGAVVYRQDEVHEGYDLQTDTAPGYLKKAIWQVPFENFAERLQKIQRYSDLGAVKLRSWGDSATMGKALSHATWAFFHTWLIKGGILDGWAGFMISLGNFEEIFYKYAKLCELLADWKEPGTEPLYRK, from the coding sequence ATGAACAAGATTTCCGTGTATATAATCGCCTACAATCAGGAGAGCAAGATAGGGGATGCCGTGAGGTCCGTGCTCTGGGCCGATGAGATCGTCCTCGTCGATTCATACAGCGGGGACAGGACCGCCCAGATCGCGTCCGAACTGGGAGCCCGGGTGGTACAGGTGGAATTCAAGGGATTCGGTGATCTGCGGAATCAGGCCGTGGCCGCCTGTACCCATGACTGGATATTCAGTCTCGATTCCGATGAACGCTGCACGCCGGAAGCGCGCGACGAGATCCTCCAGGTCATCAACGCGCCCGACGCACGGGACGCTTACTTCATGCCGAGAAGGAATTTTTTCATGGGGCGGTGGATGCGACACTCAGGGTATTATCCCGATTACCGGCAGCCCCAGCTTTTCAGAAAGGGAGCCGTGGTATACCGGCAGGATGAGGTCCATGAAGGCTACGACCTGCAAACCGATACGGCTCCGGGATACCTGAAGAAGGCCATCTGGCAGGTCCCCTTTGAGAACTTCGCCGAGCGACTGCAGAAGATCCAGCGCTATTCGGACCTGGGCGCGGTGAAGCTCCGTTCCTGGGGTGATTCGGCAACCATGGGAAAGGCCCTGTCCCATGCGACCTGGGCGTTTTTTCACACCTGGCTCATCAAGGGCGGCATTCTTGACGGCTGGGCGGGGTTCATGATCTCCCTGGGTAACTTTGAAGAAATATTTTACAAATACGCCAAGCTCTGCGAACTTCTCGCCGATTGGAAGGAACCGGGAACGGAACCCCTGTACCGGAAGTGA
- a CDS encoding glycosyltransferase family 4 protein: MPREPAEAGSTHHDRQADPMKIALVRQKYSDFGGAERYLASLAQCLAASEHEIHLFSSGWKKKETPGTGPRGITFHHVPVVTGLSVLEVLSFALNARRLLKSEPFDIIHSFERTIYQDVFRAGDGCHREWLKQRKKIDPWYKIIFNAFNPLNFALLWIEGRIFAEGNYRMIIANSKRGKEEIMKLYGVPDEKIRVIYNPVETDRFRSREAIENSRLIRKTLNIAPEDRVLIFVGSGFRRKGVAAAIRAMARLGKGTHLIVVGKDSVASYRSLAVKLGVGPAVHFVGPVSDVEKYYQASDVLVFPTIYEPFGNVCLEALAAGIPVVTTRICGAAEMLEEGKNGYVVEDPLDDREIAEKVKKALELDRGSMEEVNDRLLQHFTWEWHVNKILDIYDHLDRMKNGHA; this comes from the coding sequence GTGCCGCGGGAACCCGCGGAGGCGGGGAGCACACATCATGACAGGCAGGCAGATCCCATGAAAATCGCCCTGGTACGGCAGAAGTATTCCGATTTCGGCGGGGCAGAAAGATACCTCGCGTCACTGGCGCAGTGCCTGGCCGCTTCGGAACACGAAATTCACCTCTTTTCCAGTGGGTGGAAAAAAAAGGAAACCCCGGGAACGGGTCCAAGGGGAATAACCTTCCACCATGTGCCCGTCGTAACGGGTCTGTCCGTGCTGGAGGTCCTCAGCTTCGCCCTCAACGCCCGCCGCCTGCTGAAAAGCGAACCATTCGATATTATTCACAGTTTTGAGCGTACCATCTACCAGGATGTGTTTCGGGCCGGCGACGGCTGTCACCGGGAATGGCTGAAGCAGAGAAAGAAAATTGACCCCTGGTATAAAATTATCTTCAATGCCTTCAATCCCCTCAATTTCGCCTTGCTCTGGATAGAAGGACGGATCTTTGCCGAGGGCAATTACCGGATGATCATAGCCAATTCAAAGCGGGGCAAAGAAGAGATCATGAAACTTTACGGTGTTCCCGACGAAAAGATACGGGTCATCTACAATCCCGTCGAAACCGATCGCTTCCGGTCGCGCGAGGCCATAGAAAATTCGCGTCTGATCAGGAAAACCCTGAACATTGCGCCGGAAGACAGGGTCCTCATTTTCGTCGGGTCAGGGTTCAGGCGCAAGGGAGTTGCCGCGGCGATCCGGGCCATGGCCCGCCTGGGGAAGGGAACACATCTGATCGTGGTGGGGAAGGACAGCGTCGCCTCGTACCGGTCCCTGGCGGTGAAGCTCGGCGTGGGACCTGCGGTCCATTTCGTGGGCCCCGTGTCGGATGTTGAAAAGTATTATCAGGCAAGCGATGTTCTCGTTTTCCCGACAATTTACGAACCCTTCGGCAATGTCTGCCTCGAGGCCCTGGCGGCGGGCATTCCCGTTGTCACGACGCGGATATGCGGCGCCGCGGAAATGCTTGAAGAGGGGAAGAACGGATACGTCGTCGAGGACCCCCTTGATGACAGAGAGATAGCAGAAAAGGTGAAAAAGGCACTGGAACTCGACAGGGGCAGTATGGAAGAGGTAAATGACCGTCTCCTGCAGCACTTCACCTGGGAGTGGCATGTGAACAAGATCCTCGATATTTATGATCACCTTGACAGAATGAAAAACGGACATGCCTGA
- a CDS encoding NAD-dependent epimerase, which yields MAGMNILVTGAAGFIGFHLSRALLGQGVAVTGLDNLNDYYDVQLKKDRLALLEDHDRFRFIHGDICDRELLERCFAGERFDRVIHLAAQAGVRHSLKNPYVYVESNLVGFTNILEECRKAGTEHLIFASSSSVYGANRAMPFSVHHNVDHPISLYAATKKANELMAHAYAHLFKIPCTGLRFFTVYGPWGRPDMAYFLFTRSIFEGRTIQVFNQGRMKRDFTYVDDVIEGILRLIDHIPRGDAGWSGTAPDPASSFAPYRIYNIGNNQPVELMRFISVIENAVGKEAKKDFLPLQPGDVPETFADVDDLMETVEYRPRTTIEEGLGKFIDWYREYYGKKGDGPHEF from the coding sequence ATGGCCGGCATGAACATTCTAGTAACGGGTGCAGCGGGGTTTATCGGGTTCCATCTGAGCCGTGCTCTTCTGGGGCAGGGAGTCGCCGTGACGGGCCTGGATAATCTGAACGACTATTACGATGTCCAGTTGAAAAAGGACCGCCTCGCCCTGCTCGAGGACCATGACCGGTTCCGCTTTATTCACGGGGATATCTGTGACCGGGAGCTTCTGGAACGCTGCTTCGCCGGCGAACGTTTTGACCGGGTGATACATCTGGCCGCCCAGGCCGGGGTCCGGCACAGCCTGAAGAATCCCTATGTTTACGTGGAGAGCAACCTGGTGGGTTTCACCAACATCCTCGAGGAATGCCGGAAGGCCGGGACGGAACACCTGATCTTCGCCTCTTCAAGTTCGGTCTATGGTGCGAACCGGGCCATGCCCTTTTCCGTCCATCACAATGTGGACCATCCCATCAGCCTTTACGCGGCGACGAAAAAGGCGAACGAACTGATGGCCCATGCTTACGCCCACCTGTTCAAGATCCCTTGCACGGGTCTGCGTTTCTTCACCGTTTACGGTCCCTGGGGAAGGCCCGACATGGCCTATTTCCTCTTCACCCGGTCCATCTTCGAGGGTCGCACCATACAGGTTTTCAACCAGGGACGGATGAAGCGGGATTTCACCTATGTTGATGACGTGATCGAGGGTATCCTGAGGCTCATCGACCATATTCCCCGGGGCGATGCCGGCTGGAGCGGCACAGCGCCCGATCCGGCCTCCAGCTTCGCGCCGTACCGGATCTACAATATCGGGAACAACCAGCCCGTGGAACTGATGCGGTTCATCTCGGTCATCGAGAACGCCGTCGGGAAAGAGGCGAAAAAGGATTTTCTCCCCCTGCAGCCCGGCGATGTCCCGGAGACCTTTGCCGACGTGGACGACCTCATGGAAACCGTGGAATACCGGCCGCGCACGACCATAGAGGAGGGTCTCGGAAAATTCATCGACTGGTACCGGGAGTATTACGGGAAGAAGGGAGACGGCCCCCATGAGTTTTGA
- a CDS encoding Trm112 family protein, producing MVIKKELLEILVCPQCKGEIYLNEAGDGLICDNCRLLYEIRDDIPIMLIDEAKRLDE from the coding sequence ATGGTGATAAAAAAAGAACTGCTTGAAATTCTGGTGTGTCCCCAATGCAAGGGGGAGATATATCTGAACGAAGCGGGGGACGGGCTGATCTGCGATAACTGCCGACTCCTCTACGAGATCAGGGACGATATTCCGATCATGCTGATAGACGAGGCGAAACGCCTGGACGAATGA
- a CDS encoding tetratricopeptide repeat protein: MLGRKKKDGAGEPKKTREERWQEKNAALIELINGRRIREALEAGKEMVEFVDREFKGDAREKATTYNNMGMIFLLSRDYDLAEEAFHDALNMRKRIYGDLHKEVAVILLNLVELYRTQAREILELNPVEVK, encoded by the coding sequence ATGCTGGGAAGGAAAAAAAAGGACGGTGCCGGGGAACCGAAGAAGACCAGGGAGGAGCGATGGCAGGAAAAGAACGCTGCACTCATCGAGTTGATAAACGGCCGCAGGATCCGGGAAGCTCTGGAAGCCGGCAAGGAGATGGTTGAGTTCGTCGACCGCGAATTCAAGGGTGACGCACGGGAAAAGGCGACAACCTACAACAACATGGGAATGATATTTCTCCTTTCCCGGGACTACGATCTTGCCGAAGAGGCCTTTCATGACGCCCTGAACATGCGGAAAAGGATATACGGTGATCTGCATAAGGAAGTGGCCGTCATCCTGCTGAACCTGGTCGAGCTGTACCGGACACAGGCACGGGAAATACTTGAACTGAACCCTGTCGAGGTGAAATGA
- the rfaQ gene encoding putative lipopolysaccharide heptosyltransferase III — translation MPEAYEHILVSKLRHLGDVVIITPLLRSLRSCYPRAVISVLVNRGTEGVLDGFPFVDRVLVLKRGKNALADVMSQWHLIRDIRDLKADLFIALTGSDREALYGFLSGAKRRIGFRSRKKKTFDRHFLFTETVNPAPGLHIVDHQLEMLKHLACGPAGRDPVLYWSAEDEAACNDRLSAAGISAVDAYAVVHPTAPKGYKMWRMEGYAALCDYLHNTWHVPTVLISGPDKRERTFLDGIRRRAEHTVHDLGGQVNLKELKALIGRAALFVGVDSGPMHIAEAVGTPVVALFGSQDPERWGPRGAADIVVRKNWDCVPCRKEGCDGNGSWSRCLDELTVEEVLPAVALQMERIGDTGGERGRQPSHR, via the coding sequence ATGCCTGAAGCATACGAACATATCCTTGTCAGTAAATTGCGGCATCTGGGGGATGTGGTGATCATCACACCCCTGCTCCGGTCGCTGCGGAGCTGTTACCCCCGGGCGGTCATCTCGGTCCTGGTGAACCGGGGTACTGAGGGGGTCCTGGACGGCTTTCCCTTCGTGGACCGGGTGCTGGTCCTGAAAAGGGGGAAAAACGCCCTCGCCGACGTGATGTCGCAATGGCATCTCATCAGGGACATCCGTGACCTGAAGGCGGATCTGTTCATCGCCCTCACCGGGTCGGACCGCGAGGCGCTGTACGGTTTTCTCAGTGGCGCGAAGCGTCGGATCGGATTCCGTTCCAGAAAGAAAAAAACCTTCGATCGCCATTTCCTCTTTACGGAAACGGTGAACCCGGCGCCGGGGCTCCATATCGTCGACCATCAGCTTGAGATGCTGAAACATCTCGCATGCGGGCCGGCCGGGAGGGATCCGGTTCTCTATTGGAGCGCGGAAGATGAGGCAGCCTGCAACGACCGTCTCTCGGCGGCGGGAATATCCGCGGTCGATGCGTACGCCGTCGTGCATCCCACGGCACCGAAAGGATACAAGATGTGGCGCATGGAAGGATACGCGGCCCTCTGCGATTATCTCCATAATACATGGCATGTTCCAACGGTCCTGATAAGCGGTCCCGATAAGAGGGAACGGACCTTTCTCGACGGGATCCGGCGGAGGGCGGAGCATACCGTTCACGACCTGGGAGGGCAGGTAAACCTGAAGGAGCTGAAGGCCCTCATCGGCAGAGCGGCGCTGTTTGTCGGCGTCGATTCCGGACCGATGCATATCGCGGAAGCCGTCGGGACGCCGGTGGTGGCCCTTTTCGGTTCCCAGGACCCGGAGCGCTGGGGCCCCCGGGGTGCCGCAGACATAGTGGTCCGGAAGAACTGGGACTGTGTTCCCTGCCGGAAAGAGGGATGTGATGGAAACGGAAGCTGGAGCCGCTGCCTCGACGAACTGACCGTCGAGGAAGTGCTGCCGGCCGTCGCCCTGCAGATGGAACGAATAGGTGATACGGGCGGAGAACGAGGCCGGCAACCCTCTCACAGGTGA
- a CDS encoding aspartate aminotransferase family protein, translating to MKHIGTDSKDGIIGRFAGHVSSGKAEFFASVGIDFVFGRREGPFVWDAVSSKRLINCHCNGGVFNLGHRNPAVIAALEESLKELDIGNHHLISEQRALLAEDLARLMPGDVNRTVFGVGGGEAIDLAIKLARGFTGRFTVLSAAGGYHGHTGLAMATGDERYRAPFGPQQPGFVQVPFNDIGALEAAVDDGTAALIFETVPATAGIVIPDDEYFARVRKVCDERGALMIIDEVQTGLGRTGKLWGIEHSGITPDIVVIGKGLSGGIYPMSATCFRDDLESFFRGNPFIHVSTFGGAEVGCPVARTVLAISSEPGFLHRVNETAAIFTGGFEMLQRKHPEILVGLRQLGLMMGIEMVNEACGPVLSKTCYDNGILSVYANNDTRVSQLLPPLIIDAGLAEEIVERVDRALDDAKRFLNLSR from the coding sequence GTGAAACATATCGGTACCGACAGCAAGGACGGTATTATCGGGCGTTTCGCCGGGCATGTGTCCTCGGGAAAGGCGGAGTTCTTCGCATCGGTCGGCATCGATTTCGTTTTCGGACGCAGGGAGGGACCCTTCGTCTGGGACGCCGTCTCCTCCAAACGGCTCATCAACTGTCACTGCAACGGCGGTGTCTTCAATCTCGGTCACCGGAACCCCGCCGTCATCGCCGCCCTTGAAGAGAGCCTGAAAGAACTCGATATCGGCAACCATCACCTGATCAGCGAACAGCGGGCGCTCCTGGCGGAGGACCTGGCCCGCCTCATGCCGGGCGATGTAAACCGGACCGTCTTCGGTGTCGGCGGTGGGGAAGCCATCGACCTGGCGATCAAGCTTGCCCGGGGATTCACGGGGCGGTTCACTGTACTGTCGGCTGCCGGCGGGTATCACGGTCATACGGGGCTGGCGATGGCGACCGGTGATGAACGATACCGTGCCCCCTTCGGCCCGCAGCAGCCCGGGTTCGTCCAGGTACCCTTCAATGATATCGGGGCGCTGGAAGCAGCCGTGGATGATGGTACGGCGGCCCTGATATTCGAAACCGTACCGGCCACCGCCGGCATCGTCATTCCCGATGATGAGTATTTCGCCCGTGTTCGGAAGGTCTGCGATGAGCGGGGAGCGCTGATGATCATCGATGAGGTGCAGACCGGTCTCGGGCGGACGGGAAAACTCTGGGGCATAGAGCATTCCGGTATTACGCCCGACATCGTGGTGATCGGCAAGGGACTCTCGGGAGGCATCTATCCCATGAGCGCCACCTGTTTCAGGGACGACCTGGAATCCTTTTTCCGCGGGAATCCCTTCATCCATGTGTCCACCTTCGGCGGCGCCGAGGTGGGCTGTCCGGTTGCGCGGACCGTTCTTGCCATATCTTCCGAGCCGGGATTCCTTCATCGGGTCAATGAAACGGCCGCCATATTCACCGGCGGTTTTGAAATGCTGCAGCGCAAACACCCTGAGATCCTTGTCGGGCTTAGGCAGCTGGGGCTCATGATGGGAATTGAAATGGTCAACGAGGCCTGCGGGCCGGTCCTGTCGAAGACCTGTTATGACAACGGCATCCTGAGCGTGTACGCAAATAACGACACACGGGTCAGCCAGCTGCTTCCGCCCCTCATCATCGACGCCGGGCTTGCGGAGGAGATCGTCGAGCGGGTCGACCGGGCACTGGATGACGCGAAGCGGTTTCTCAACCTGAGCCGGTAG
- a CDS encoding nucleotide sugar dehydrogenase has protein sequence MSFEKHILCIGAGYVGGPTMAVIAHQCPRHKVTVVDVNKERIDQWNSDELPIFEPGLDEIVRATRGKNLFFSDDIAAGIRESEIIFVSVNTPTKSFGTGAGMAADLQFWEKTARQIREHAGSDKIIIEKSTFPVKTAFAMERILSATGTEYHFDVLSNPEFLAEGTAIRDLMEPDRVLIGSRETPRGLKARDELMDIFLNWVPREKILTTNIWSSELSKLVANAFLAQRVSSINAFTALCEKTEADITEVARAVGMDHRIGGRFLNAGVGFGGSCFKKDVLSLVYLCRHYGLDEVADYWESVVAINEYQKERFVRGILNAMFDTLAGKRICLMGFAFKANTGDTRESPAIHIAKRLIEERARLVITDPKALRNAGKDLAGTAGTVEFEADPYEAAAGCDALALVTEWDLFKELDYERIYGVMNKPAFVFDGRNILDHRKLFEIGYNVFPIGKPPLKHF, from the coding sequence ATGAGTTTTGAAAAACATATCCTCTGTATCGGCGCCGGCTATGTGGGAGGCCCCACGATGGCCGTGATCGCCCATCAGTGTCCCCGGCACAAGGTGACCGTCGTCGATGTCAACAAGGAGCGGATCGACCAGTGGAATTCCGACGAACTGCCCATCTTCGAACCGGGACTCGATGAAATAGTGCGGGCGACACGGGGAAAGAACCTCTTTTTCTCCGACGATATCGCGGCAGGTATCAGGGAATCGGAGATCATTTTTGTCAGTGTCAATACACCGACAAAGAGCTTCGGTACCGGTGCGGGCATGGCCGCCGATCTCCAGTTCTGGGAGAAAACGGCCCGGCAGATCCGCGAACATGCCGGATCGGACAAGATCATCATTGAAAAGAGCACCTTTCCCGTCAAGACGGCCTTTGCCATGGAGCGGATCCTTTCGGCAACGGGAACGGAATATCATTTCGATGTCCTGTCCAATCCCGAATTCCTCGCCGAGGGGACGGCGATCCGTGACCTTATGGAGCCCGACAGGGTCCTGATCGGTTCCCGCGAGACACCCCGGGGGCTCAAGGCCCGTGATGAACTGATGGATATCTTTCTTAACTGGGTCCCCCGGGAGAAGATCCTCACCACGAATATCTGGAGCAGTGAGCTGTCGAAACTGGTGGCGAACGCCTTTCTGGCCCAGCGGGTTTCATCGATCAACGCCTTCACGGCGCTCTGTGAGAAAACGGAGGCCGACATTACGGAGGTGGCCCGGGCAGTGGGAATGGACCACCGGATCGGCGGCAGATTCCTGAACGCCGGCGTCGGTTTCGGTGGGTCCTGCTTCAAGAAGGATGTCCTCAGCCTGGTTTATCTGTGCCGCCATTACGGACTCGATGAGGTCGCCGATTACTGGGAAAGCGTAGTGGCCATCAACGAATACCAGAAAGAACGCTTCGTTCGGGGCATACTCAATGCCATGTTCGACACACTGGCGGGTAAGCGTATCTGTCTCATGGGGTTCGCCTTCAAGGCGAACACCGGCGACACCCGGGAGAGTCCCGCTATTCACATCGCGAAACGGTTGATCGAGGAACGGGCCCGTCTGGTCATCACCGACCCGAAGGCGCTGAGGAATGCCGGGAAGGACCTTGCCGGCACGGCCGGGACGGTGGAGTTCGAGGCCGACCCCTACGAAGCCGCGGCCGGATGCGACGCCCTGGCCCTCGTCACCGAGTGGGACCTCTTTAAAGAACTTGACTACGAGAGAATATACGGGGTAATGAACAAGCCCGCCTTCGTCTTTGACGGGCGGAATATTTTGGATCACAGGAAGCTGTTTGAGATCGGATACAATGTGTTTCCCATTGGAAAGCCGCCCCTGAAGCATTTCTGA
- a CDS encoding 1-acyl-sn-glycerol-3-phosphate acyltransferase: protein MKGSKSKIVYDAIIFGFSCAGRLIGQRYRLLGKEHLKNVPFPVIFTVTHDSYFEIPALSRVYRALKPKPIFSVMAKKDFLSGEYLSTNFRVKSGALRAVLKLVDRLQLPLMLFRIMNVASVHRPFIEKTLQKKDELKQEISAQIDHFRDSLSQGMSTLIFPEGTTWGYGGLKRIRSACYQLVDTIHGQYGKKVYILPINVKVDRLVRGAKDIFVNVGVPQFVIKSKDEFNEYLFGALQRLHTITFSQIGAYYLKKICLVSGQTRQDVILTKDVLTAHIERVVRNVHAMVQNQKLPAFDGKLVDRKYLAGKVNGFIKYCTRNNYFVEISRNRREKAYRLNGEKILASYPVKQYRKLNPVGFHANELTSLGEELIDPLFDIPGVITMDSVPPAPGGGTISLSP from the coding sequence TTCCGGTCATCTTTACCGTTACCCATGACAGTTATTTCGAGATCCCCGCCCTCTCCAGGGTGTACCGGGCGCTCAAGCCGAAACCCATCTTTTCCGTCATGGCGAAAAAGGATTTCTTGAGCGGTGAATATCTCTCCACCAATTTCCGAGTGAAGAGCGGAGCCCTTCGGGCCGTACTGAAGTTGGTTGACAGATTGCAGCTTCCCCTGATGCTCTTCAGGATCATGAACGTTGCTTCGGTCCATCGCCCCTTTATTGAAAAGACCCTTCAGAAAAAGGACGAGCTGAAACAGGAGATATCGGCGCAGATAGACCACTTCAGGGACAGCCTGTCGCAGGGTATGTCGACGCTGATATTCCCCGAGGGAACGACCTGGGGATACGGCGGGCTGAAACGGATCCGGAGCGCCTGCTATCAGTTGGTGGACACGATACACGGGCAGTACGGGAAAAAGGTCTACATCCTGCCCATCAATGTCAAGGTGGACCGCCTCGTTCGAGGGGCGAAGGATATATTCGTCAACGTAGGGGTTCCCCAGTTCGTCATCAAATCCAAGGACGAGTTCAACGAATATCTCTTCGGCGCCTTGCAGCGGCTTCACACGATCACCTTCAGCCAGATCGGGGCATACTATCTGAAGAAGATCTGCCTCGTGAGCGGCCAGACACGGCAGGACGTCATCCTGACAAAGGATGTCCTCACGGCCCATATCGAAAGAGTCGTTCGTAACGTGCACGCAATGGTTCAGAATCAGAAGCTTCCCGCCTTTGACGGCAAGCTTGTCGACAGAAAATACCTGGCCGGCAAGGTGAACGGCTTTATCAAATACTGCACCAGGAACAATTATTTCGTGGAAATTTCACGGAACCGGCGTGAAAAGGCGTACCGCCTCAATGGAGAGAAGATCCTGGCGTCATATCCCGTCAAGCAGTATCGAAAACTCAATCCCGTCGGGTTCCACGCGAACGAGCTGACCTCTCTCGGGGAGGAGCTGATCGATCCGCTCTTCGATATTCCGGGCGTGATCACCATGGATAGCGTGCCTCCTGCCCCGGGAGGCGGCACTATCAGCCTGTCCCCGTAA